In one Mycobacterium heckeshornense genomic region, the following are encoded:
- a CDS encoding acyl-CoA dehydrogenase family protein, producing MDFSTTEAARDLGGPVTTIVDAVCTPQHQRELDGLEQRFDRELWRKLIDADVLSAAAPESLGGSGYGVLEQTAVLVALGRGLAAVPYLESVTLAAGALARFAAAELAQQWGAPAVSGQQVLTVALDGDMGEGPVQATRSGDGYRLTGTRTQVGYGPVANAFLVPTETDSGTAVFLVAVDDPGVAVAPLETTGLGSVGQLELSGVEIGSGRLVGGREVADWLSLRATLGRSAFQLGVLDRGLQMTADYARTREQFDRPIGSFQAVSQRLADGYIDVKGLRLTLTQAAWRVSENLPADTEVATAAFWAADAGHRVAHTVVHVHGGVGIDIDHPVHRYFLAAKQTEFALGSATGALRRIGRELADSPV from the coding sequence ATGGATTTCTCGACAACCGAAGCGGCCCGAGACCTTGGCGGCCCGGTCACTACCATCGTGGACGCGGTATGCACACCGCAGCACCAGCGCGAGCTCGACGGGCTCGAGCAGCGGTTCGACCGTGAGCTGTGGCGCAAGCTGATCGACGCCGACGTGCTGAGCGCCGCCGCACCAGAGTCGTTGGGCGGAAGCGGATACGGGGTGCTGGAGCAGACCGCGGTGCTGGTCGCCTTGGGCCGGGGATTGGCCGCGGTGCCGTATCTGGAGTCGGTGACGCTGGCCGCGGGTGCGCTGGCCCGATTTGCCGCTGCCGAGCTTGCGCAGCAGTGGGGCGCACCGGCGGTCAGCGGCCAGCAGGTCCTCACCGTTGCCCTGGACGGCGACATGGGTGAGGGGCCGGTACAGGCGACCCGCTCCGGCGACGGCTACCGGCTCACCGGCACCCGCACCCAGGTGGGATACGGACCGGTGGCCAACGCCTTCCTGGTGCCCACCGAAACCGATTCCGGCACAGCGGTTTTTCTGGTCGCAGTCGACGATCCCGGCGTGGCGGTGGCCCCGTTGGAGACCACCGGTTTGGGCAGTGTCGGCCAGCTGGAGTTGTCGGGCGTGGAAATCGGCAGTGGGCGGCTAGTCGGCGGCCGCGAGGTTGCTGACTGGCTGTCATTGCGAGCCACTCTGGGCCGCAGTGCTTTTCAACTCGGTGTGCTCGACCGTGGATTGCAGATGACCGCTGACTACGCCCGCACCCGCGAACAGTTCGACCGGCCGATCGGCAGCTTCCAGGCGGTGTCGCAGCGACTGGCCGACGGCTACATCGACGTCAAAGGTTTGCGGCTGACGCTGACACAGGCGGCCTGGCGGGTCAGTGAGAACCTACCCGCCGACACCGAAGTAGCGACCGCGGCGTTCTGGGCCGCCGACGCCGGCCATCGCGTGGCGCACACCGTCGTTCATGTGCACGGTGGCGTCGGGATCGACATCGACCACCCGGTGCACCGCTATTTCCTGGCCGCCAAGCAGACGGAGTTCGCGCTGGGCAGTGCCACCGGAGCACTGCGGCGGATCGGCCGCGAACTGGCCGACAGCCCCGTTTGA